The following proteins come from a genomic window of Nostoc sp. ATCC 53789:
- a CDS encoding aliphatic sulfonate ABC transporter substrate-binding protein: MTLVSCKAQNTPEQTANASNSSNSTKTKVLHMGYMTAGDLLKIKGLLEKRLTPLGMKVEWSKFAAGPQLLEAMNVGSVDFGFVGETPPIFAQASGVPFVYVASSKPGTGEGTAVVVDKDSPIKTIADLKGKGLAFQRATAQQYFVLKVLQEAGLKLSDIKHINLTPLETRAAFERKSVDAAVIGDPHLALFQKTARIRIIRDGKGITTQGGYWLGSRNFVKDNPDVVKVILEEVNNIGKWAEANPRQVAELISPEAKIDVPTLELVSKRRLYTLRPLSEEVLSGQQKIADLFYEQKFITKKINVKEATLSSEQYATLTPSEVKP; this comes from the coding sequence ATGACTTTAGTCAGTTGTAAAGCACAAAATACACCAGAGCAAACCGCTAACGCCTCCAATAGCTCTAATAGCACTAAGACAAAAGTCTTACACATGGGCTATATGACAGCTGGAGACTTACTCAAGATTAAAGGACTGTTAGAGAAACGTTTAACCCCACTGGGCATGAAAGTCGAATGGTCAAAATTTGCTGCTGGCCCACAACTTTTGGAAGCAATGAATGTAGGAAGTGTAGATTTCGGCTTTGTCGGTGAAACTCCCCCCATTTTTGCTCAAGCGTCGGGTGTTCCTTTTGTTTATGTTGCTAGTAGCAAACCTGGAACTGGTGAGGGAACTGCTGTTGTAGTCGATAAAGATTCTCCAATCAAGACAATAGCTGACCTCAAAGGTAAAGGATTGGCCTTTCAAAGAGCTACTGCACAGCAGTATTTCGTTTTGAAGGTTTTGCAAGAAGCAGGGCTGAAACTCAGCGATATTAAACACATTAATCTCACACCATTAGAAACTCGTGCTGCATTTGAGCGTAAGAGCGTTGATGCAGCTGTAATTGGCGACCCCCACCTTGCTCTATTTCAGAAAACTGCTAGGATTCGGATTATCCGGGATGGTAAGGGAATTACTACCCAAGGAGGCTACTGGTTAGGCTCGCGTAATTTCGTCAAAGATAATCCTGATGTAGTTAAAGTCATATTAGAAGAAGTCAATAACATTGGCAAATGGGCTGAAGCTAACCCACGTCAAGTAGCTGAACTAATTTCACCTGAAGCGAAAATTGATGTTCCAACACTAGAACTGGTATCGAAACGTAGGCTTTATACATTAAGACCCCTTAGCGAAGAAGTTTTGTCAGGACAGCAGAAAATTGCTGACTTATTCTATGAGCAGAAATTTATCACTAAGAAAATCAATGTGAAAGAAGCGACGCTTTCTTCTGAACAATATGCTACTTTAACCCCTTCAGAAGTTAAGCCTTGA
- a CDS encoding VWA domain-containing protein — MMSDRDYTLIIDKSGSMSTPDQVGGRSRWEIAQESTLALARKAEQFDPDGITVYLFSGRFKRYDDVTSAKVAQIFLENDPAGTTNLAGVLQDALNNYFQRKAAGKSKPNGETILVITDGEPDDRKAVFEVIIHATRQMERDEELGISIIQVGSDAQATKFLKALDDQLQSVGAKFDICDTVTLDDLEEMSLVDVLTNAITD; from the coding sequence ATGATGAGCGATCGCGACTATACATTAATCATTGATAAAAGCGGTAGTATGTCCACACCCGACCAAGTGGGCGGTAGAAGTAGATGGGAGATTGCCCAAGAGTCTACACTCGCTTTGGCAAGAAAGGCCGAACAGTTTGACCCCGATGGCATCACAGTTTACTTGTTTTCCGGTAGATTTAAACGCTACGATGATGTCACTTCAGCCAAAGTCGCACAGATATTTCTCGAAAATGACCCTGCTGGGACGACAAACTTAGCTGGTGTGCTTCAAGACGCACTCAATAATTACTTTCAACGTAAAGCAGCGGGTAAAAGCAAGCCAAACGGAGAGACAATTTTAGTCATCACCGATGGTGAACCAGACGATCGCAAAGCTGTATTTGAAGTTATCATTCATGCTACTCGCCAGATGGAGCGTGATGAAGAATTAGGAATTTCGATCATTCAAGTAGGTTCAGATGCCCAAGCAACTAAGTTCCTTAAAGCTTTGGATGACCAGTTGCAAAGTGTCGGCGCTAAATTTGATATTTGCGACACGGTTACTTTAGACGACTTAGAAGAAATGAGTCTTGTAGATGTATTGACGAACGCAATAACTGACTAA
- a CDS encoding VWA domain-containing protein: MLENRDYTLIIDKSGSMATQDQKGGRSRWFAAQESTLALASKCEQFDPDGITIYLFSGKFKRYENVTSSLVGQIFRENDPSGTTDLAGVLKHATDDYLQRKAAGQTKPNGETILVVTDGEPDDRKAVMKVIIEASRRIDRDEELAISFIQVGTDPQATRFLKVLDDELQSAGAKFDICDTITMEDMEDMSLSEVLLNAIND, translated from the coding sequence ATGCTAGAAAATCGTGATTACACCTTAATTATTGACAAAAGCGGCAGCATGGCAACCCAAGATCAAAAGGGTGGCAGAAGTAGATGGTTTGCAGCACAGGAATCTACTTTAGCATTAGCTAGCAAGTGTGAGCAATTTGACCCAGATGGTATCACTATTTATTTATTTTCTGGTAAATTCAAGCGATACGAAAACGTTACATCCAGTCTAGTAGGGCAAATTTTCCGAGAAAATGATCCCTCTGGTACAACTGACTTGGCAGGTGTGTTGAAACATGCAACTGACGATTACTTACAACGCAAAGCAGCCGGTCAAACAAAGCCAAATGGTGAAACAATTTTAGTGGTTACTGATGGTGAACCAGACGATCGCAAAGCAGTTATGAAGGTAATTATTGAAGCTTCTCGCCGCATCGATCGAGATGAAGAATTAGCCATTTCCTTCATTCAAGTAGGTACAGATCCCCAAGCTACTCGCTTTCTGAAAGTCTTAGATGATGAACTTCAAAGTGCTGGTGCTAAGTTTGATATCTGTGACACCATTACTATGGAAGATATGGAAGATATGAGTCTATCAGAAGTCTTGCTCAATGCTATTAATGACTAG